The Desulfuromonas versatilis genome has a segment encoding these proteins:
- the nusB gene encoding transcription antitermination factor NusB: MGKGVRRSGREYALKMIYSLQVQDSEEKVRNLLGEFWTNFRFNDDVLGEAKDEVQEPVPAEVRRFAEDLVLGVSANLEKIDTIIEEFSTNWALERMARVDLSLLRLTTYELLYRPDVPSNAAINEAIELGKQYGTKETPAFINGILDKISRVHRQKTQ; encoded by the coding sequence ATGGGCAAAGGGGTTCGCAGAAGTGGGCGGGAATACGCCCTGAAAATGATCTACAGTCTTCAGGTTCAGGATTCCGAAGAGAAGGTGAGAAACCTGCTGGGCGAGTTCTGGACCAATTTCCGTTTCAACGACGATGTGCTTGGTGAAGCCAAGGACGAGGTCCAGGAACCGGTGCCTGCCGAGGTGCGGCGTTTCGCCGAAGACCTGGTCCTGGGGGTTTCCGCCAACCTGGAGAAAATCGATACCATCATCGAGGAATTCTCCACTAACTGGGCCCTCGAGAGAATGGCCAGGGTCGATCTTTCACTGCTCAGGCTCACCACCTACGAATTGCTCTACCGCCCCGATGTGCCGTCCAACGCGGCGATTAACGAGGCGATCGAACTGGGCAAGCAGTACGGAACCAAGGAAACTCCCGCCTTTATCAACGGGATTCTGGACAAGATATCCCGGGTGCATCGGCAAAAGACCCAATGA
- a CDS encoding M17 family peptidase N-terminal domain-containing protein codes for MNQLKVVDLPADLLAVEAVAAIYFEDERPLQGPAALLDWRLNGMLTDLLLRQEVAGHAGEHVLVASNGKIAAQWVLFVGGGKHQGLGGEAFRGLLRHLFETVREAGFRQVAVCLAPEGGMDVSDLNLLVIEACDAYLQKGLDCSLSVRPVGH; via the coding sequence ATGAACCAGCTCAAGGTGGTGGATCTTCCCGCCGACCTGCTGGCGGTGGAGGCCGTTGCCGCGATTTATTTCGAGGACGAGCGGCCGCTGCAGGGGCCTGCGGCCCTGCTCGACTGGAGGCTCAATGGCATGTTGACCGACCTGCTGCTGAGGCAGGAGGTCGCCGGGCATGCCGGCGAGCATGTGCTGGTCGCCAGCAACGGCAAGATTGCCGCCCAATGGGTGCTCTTTGTCGGTGGTGGCAAGCACCAGGGCCTTGGCGGGGAGGCCTTTCGCGGATTGCTCAGGCACCTTTTCGAAACGGTGCGCGAGGCCGGTTTCAGGCAGGTCGCGGTCTGTCTGGCCCCGGAGGGGGGGATGGATGTCTCCGACCTGAATCTGCTGGTTATCGAGGCATGCGACGCTTATCTGCAAAAGGGGCTCGACTGCAGCCTGTCGGTTCGGCCGGTCGGGCATTAG
- a CDS encoding homoserine dehydrogenase, translating into MKEIKAGLLGFGTIGKGVVRVFQNNAELLEKRLGARLTLARIADLDITTDRGISVAPAILTTSAEQVLTDPSIDIVIELIGGYEPARSFVLKAIENGKHVVTANKALLALHGEEIFSAAEKKGVQVMFEAAVGGGIPIISAIKENLCANNFRSIFGILNGTCNYILTRMTNEGAEFASVLKDAQAKGYAEADPTFDIEGVDAAHKLAILTALCFGTRVRFEDIYTEGVSQISALDIQFARQFGYKIKLLAIGKKDNGEIEARVQPTMIPLNYPLADVDGVFNAVRLVGDFVGPVMLYGHGAGMDATASAVMGDVMAIVRNLDAGGAGRTPAMGYQRQNIAAYPVKAMADIVSQYYLRFTALDKPGVLAQISSRLGQYEISIASMIQPEQQAGEAVPIVIMTHEASEANIRKALAEIDQLEVIQEPTRLIRIESELI; encoded by the coding sequence ATGAAAGAAATCAAGGCAGGTCTGCTCGGGTTCGGCACCATCGGCAAGGGGGTTGTCAGGGTATTCCAGAACAACGCCGAACTGCTGGAGAAACGCCTCGGCGCCAGACTCACCCTGGCTCGGATCGCGGATCTCGATATCACCACCGACCGCGGCATCAGTGTCGCCCCCGCCATCCTCACCACCAGCGCCGAGCAGGTTCTGACGGACCCCTCCATTGATATCGTGATCGAGCTGATCGGCGGCTACGAGCCGGCGCGGAGCTTTGTTCTCAAGGCCATCGAAAACGGCAAGCACGTGGTGACCGCCAACAAGGCCCTGCTGGCCCTGCACGGCGAGGAGATTTTCAGCGCAGCCGAGAAAAAAGGGGTCCAGGTCATGTTCGAGGCGGCGGTCGGCGGCGGTATCCCGATCATCTCGGCGATCAAGGAGAACCTCTGCGCCAACAACTTCCGCAGCATTTTCGGCATCCTCAACGGGACCTGCAACTATATCCTGACCCGCATGACCAACGAAGGCGCCGAGTTTGCCAGCGTGCTCAAGGACGCCCAGGCCAAAGGGTATGCCGAGGCCGATCCCACCTTTGACATCGAGGGGGTGGATGCCGCTCACAAGCTGGCGATTCTCACCGCGTTGTGTTTTGGCACCCGGGTGCGCTTCGAGGATATCTACACCGAGGGGGTCAGCCAGATTTCCGCCCTGGACATCCAGTTCGCCAGGCAGTTCGGGTACAAGATCAAGCTGCTCGCCATCGGCAAGAAGGACAACGGCGAGATCGAGGCCCGGGTTCAGCCGACCATGATCCCGCTCAACTACCCCCTGGCGGATGTCGATGGGGTTTTCAACGCCGTGCGGCTGGTTGGCGATTTTGTCGGGCCGGTCATGCTCTACGGACATGGCGCCGGAATGGATGCCACCGCCAGCGCGGTCATGGGGGACGTCATGGCCATCGTGCGGAATCTCGACGCAGGCGGCGCCGGTCGCACCCCGGCCATGGGGTATCAGCGCCAGAATATTGCCGCCTACCCGGTCAAGGCCATGGCGGATATCGTCAGCCAGTATTATCTGCGCTTCACCGCGCTGGACAAGCCCGGGGTGCTGGCCCAGATCTCCTCGCGCCTGGGGCAGTATGAGATCAGCATCGCCTCGATGATTCAGCCCGAGCAGCAGGCCGGCGAGGCGGTTCCCATCGTGATCATGACCCACGAGGCGAGCGAAGCCAACATCCGCAAGGCCCTGGCCGAGATCGACCAGTTGGAGGTCATCCAGGAGCCGACCCGGCTGATCCGCATCGAAAGTGAGCTGATTTGA
- a CDS encoding PilZ domain-containing protein, which produces MSDKRNKHRYPKRLQIRFGPESPEKVAYTGDLSEEGLFVRTVVAKFIHGKVLIEISTPEGDPVILEAQIRWAKRVPPQMIHKYPKAGLGLRITRFISGEERYRHIIENLAIDPV; this is translated from the coding sequence ATGTCGGACAAACGGAACAAACACCGCTACCCGAAACGGTTGCAGATCCGCTTCGGACCTGAATCCCCTGAAAAGGTCGCCTACACCGGGGATCTTTCCGAAGAAGGGTTGTTCGTCCGCACGGTGGTGGCAAAATTCATTCACGGGAAAGTACTGATCGAGATTTCCACCCCCGAAGGGGACCCGGTGATTCTCGAGGCCCAGATCCGCTGGGCCAAACGGGTGCCGCCGCAGATGATCCACAAATACCCCAAGGCGGGCCTGGGGTTGCGGATCACCCGTTTTATCTCCGGCGAGGAGCGCTACCGCCACATCATCGAGAACCTGGCGATAGATCCGGTTTGA
- a CDS encoding tRNA (cytidine(34)-2'-O)-methyltransferase: MSSPQKPFHIVLIEPEIPPNTGNIARLCAATGSVLHLVGKLGFSIDDKHLKRAGLDYWEHVALRRWETLDELRQAYPGGRWWLTSKKAERSYTEVDFRPGDFILFGKETQGLPEELLAAHPDCAIRIPIFCAGVRSLNLSTAAGIVLYEALRQDGRLS, from the coding sequence ATGTCATCGCCGCAGAAACCGTTTCACATCGTCCTGATCGAACCCGAAATTCCGCCCAACACGGGGAATATCGCCCGCCTATGCGCCGCCACGGGCAGCGTTCTGCACCTGGTGGGGAAACTCGGATTCTCCATCGACGACAAGCATCTCAAACGGGCGGGCCTGGATTACTGGGAGCATGTGGCCCTGCGGCGCTGGGAAACCCTCGATGAACTGCGGCAAGCCTATCCCGGGGGGCGCTGGTGGCTCACCTCGAAAAAGGCCGAGAGATCCTACACCGAGGTGGACTTTCGCCCCGGCGATTTCATTCTCTTCGGCAAGGAGACCCAGGGGCTGCCGGAGGAGTTGCTTGCGGCTCATCCCGATTGCGCTATCCGGATTCCCATTTTCTGCGCGGGTGTGCGCAGCCTCAACCTCTCCACCGCCGCGGGCATTGTGCTCTACGAGGCGCTGCGCCAGGACGGGCGGCTGTCCTGA
- a CDS encoding lysophospholipid acyltransferase family protein — protein sequence MVPQRFFRNLLEYGLFMGLATLSRALPRDTAMRFGSRLGVASRHLQKKRAQTATDNLQRALPELSSREIEEMVARTFAHLGCSAVEMLRLDMFRDKADLEKYFSISGLEHLRAAYDLNRGVFLLSGHLGFWEVGTFFLPLLGFPVDFVAKRMKNPYVDRYFSRLREAGGGSLIESRRGARKIVRALAANRGVAVLLDQHIKPSEGVEVNFFNRPAYTTPIIAQIALKHGIPVVPMFAYRTPDFHYRVEIQPMLRLGSEVSPKAVQACSQRFTDQIEQAVRREPCQWFWVHRRWRDRSGSAQR from the coding sequence ATGGTTCCCCAGCGTTTCTTTCGCAACCTGCTAGAATACGGTCTATTTATGGGCCTTGCCACGCTTTCCCGAGCGCTGCCCCGGGATACGGCCATGCGTTTCGGCAGCCGGCTGGGAGTGGCGTCCCGCCACCTGCAGAAAAAACGGGCACAGACCGCCACCGACAACCTGCAGCGGGCCCTTCCCGAGCTGTCCAGCAGGGAAATCGAGGAGATGGTGGCAAGGACCTTTGCCCACCTCGGCTGCAGTGCGGTGGAGATGCTGCGCCTGGACATGTTCAGGGATAAGGCCGACCTGGAGAAATATTTCAGCATCTCCGGCCTCGAACACCTGCGCGCTGCCTACGACCTCAACCGTGGGGTTTTTCTGCTCTCCGGCCATCTGGGGTTCTGGGAGGTAGGTACCTTTTTCCTGCCCCTGCTCGGTTTTCCCGTGGATTTCGTCGCCAAGCGCATGAAAAACCCCTACGTCGATCGGTATTTTTCCAGACTGAGGGAGGCGGGGGGCGGTAGTCTCATCGAGAGCCGCCGCGGGGCGAGGAAGATCGTCCGCGCCCTGGCAGCCAACCGGGGTGTGGCGGTGCTGCTCGACCAGCACATCAAACCGAGCGAAGGGGTAGAGGTCAACTTTTTCAATCGACCCGCCTACACCACCCCGATCATAGCCCAGATCGCCCTGAAGCATGGGATCCCCGTGGTGCCGATGTTCGCTTACCGGACCCCGGACTTCCATTACCGGGTTGAGATCCAGCCGATGCTCCGACTCGGCAGCGAGGTCAGCCCCAAGGCGGTCCAGGCCTGCTCGCAGCGGTTCACCGACCAGATCGAACAGGCGGTACGCCGGGAGCCTTGCCAATGGTTCTGGGTCCACAGGCGTTGGCGCGACCGCTCGGGTTCGGCCCAACGGTAA
- a CDS encoding homocysteine synthase: MSENPSHGIGTKALHAGQVADPATNSRAVPIYQTSSYVFNSSEHAANLFGLKEFGNIYTRLMNPTTDVLEKRLAELDGGVGALALASGSSAITLAILNLAKCGDNIVATSFLYGGTYNLFHHTLKRMGISVKFVDSTNPQNIAAAIDDNTKAVFTETIGNPKNNVDDFEAIAKVAHDHKLPLIVDNTVATPALFRPIEHGADIVCYSLTKFIGGHGTSIGGAVVDSGRFDWSSGRFPEYTTPDPSYHGLVYHEALGNLAYILKMRITLLRDMGPCLSPFNSFQFLQGLETLHVRMPRHCENALQVARFLEQHPNVAWVNYPGLESHPDHNRAQKYLPAGQGAILGFGIKGGAQAGARFIDNVKLASHLANIGDAKTLVIHPATTTHQQLTAEQQLAAGVTPDYVRVSVGIEDVRDIIADLDQALKASQG; this comes from the coding sequence ATGTCAGAAAATCCCTCCCACGGAATCGGCACCAAGGCCCTGCATGCCGGGCAGGTTGCCGACCCCGCGACCAACTCGCGCGCGGTACCCATCTACCAGACCTCGTCCTACGTTTTCAACTCCTCCGAGCACGCCGCCAACCTGTTCGGCCTCAAGGAGTTCGGCAACATCTATACCCGGCTCATGAACCCGACCACCGACGTGCTGGAGAAGCGCCTGGCCGAGCTCGACGGCGGCGTCGGCGCCCTGGCCCTGGCCTCGGGGTCTTCGGCCATCACCCTGGCCATCCTCAACCTGGCCAAGTGCGGGGACAACATCGTCGCGACGAGCTTTCTCTACGGCGGCACCTACAACCTGTTCCACCACACCCTGAAGCGCATGGGGATCAGCGTCAAGTTCGTCGACTCCACCAACCCGCAAAACATCGCCGCGGCCATCGACGACAACACCAAGGCGGTATTCACCGAAACCATCGGCAACCCCAAGAACAACGTCGATGACTTCGAAGCCATCGCCAAGGTGGCCCACGACCACAAGCTGCCCCTGATCGTCGACAATACCGTCGCCACCCCTGCCCTGTTCCGCCCCATCGAGCACGGCGCGGACATCGTCTGCTACTCGCTGACCAAGTTCATCGGCGGCCACGGCACCAGCATCGGCGGAGCGGTGGTCGACAGCGGCCGCTTCGACTGGTCGAGCGGCCGCTTCCCCGAGTACACCACCCCCGACCCGAGCTACCACGGGCTGGTCTACCACGAGGCCCTGGGGAACCTGGCCTATATCCTCAAGATGCGCATCACCCTGCTGCGCGACATGGGGCCCTGCCTCTCGCCTTTCAACAGCTTCCAGTTCCTGCAAGGGCTCGAAACCCTGCACGTGCGCATGCCTCGCCACTGCGAAAACGCCCTGCAGGTGGCCCGTTTCCTCGAGCAGCACCCCAATGTCGCCTGGGTCAACTACCCGGGGCTGGAGAGCCATCCCGACCATAACCGGGCCCAAAAATACCTCCCGGCGGGCCAGGGCGCGATCCTCGGTTTCGGCATCAAGGGCGGCGCCCAGGCCGGCGCCAGGTTCATCGACAACGTCAAGCTGGCAAGCCACCTGGCCAACATCGGCGACGCCAAGACCCTGGTCATCCACCCTGCCACCACCACGCACCAGCAGTTGACCGCCGAGCAGCAGCTGGCCGCCGGCGTTACCCCGGATTACGTCAGGGTTTCGGTGGGCATCGAGGATGTCAGGGACATCATCGCCGATCTCGACCAGGCACTGAAAGCCAGCCAGGGCTGA
- a CDS encoding O-acetylhomoserine aminocarboxypropyltransferase/cysteine synthase family protein, translating to MKESWKIETQAIQGGYSPEATQPRILPIIQSTTFKYDSAEHVAKLFDLDAADHMYSRISNPTTAGFEGKIALMEGGVAALATSAGQAASTLAILNICRSGQHVVAASTLYGGTYSLFANTLPKMGIEVTFIDPNASAEQIKAAFRAETRALFAETIGNPGLNILDFEKFAAVAKAKQVPLIIDNTFATPFLCRPLEHGANIVVHSATKYIDGHATSVGGVIVDGGNFDWSNGRFPELTEPDPSYHGLRYVEKFGPLAYIVKARVQLMRDLGTCPAPMNSFLFNLGLETLPLRMERHSENALKLARFLAQHPKVSWVNYPGLENHPSYQLAKRYLPKGCSGVLTFGIKGGVESGAKFMENCRLVALVVHVGDARSCTLHPASTTHRQLTEQQQSASGVTPDLIRISVGIEHIDDIIADVDQALLNS from the coding sequence GTGAAGGAAAGCTGGAAGATCGAAACCCAGGCCATCCAGGGGGGCTATTCCCCCGAGGCCACCCAACCCAGGATACTGCCCATCATTCAGAGCACCACCTTCAAGTACGACAGCGCCGAGCATGTGGCCAAGCTCTTCGATCTGGATGCGGCCGACCACATGTATTCGCGCATCAGCAACCCGACCACCGCAGGTTTCGAGGGGAAAATCGCCCTGATGGAAGGGGGCGTGGCGGCCCTGGCCACCTCGGCCGGACAGGCCGCGTCGACCCTGGCCATCTTGAATATTTGCCGCTCGGGGCAGCACGTCGTCGCCGCCAGCACCCTGTATGGTGGCACCTACTCGCTGTTCGCCAACACCCTGCCGAAAATGGGCATCGAGGTCACTTTCATCGACCCCAACGCCTCCGCGGAGCAGATCAAGGCCGCATTTCGCGCCGAGACCCGGGCGCTGTTCGCCGAGACCATCGGCAACCCGGGATTGAACATCCTCGACTTTGAAAAATTCGCCGCCGTCGCAAAGGCCAAGCAGGTGCCGCTGATCATCGACAACACCTTCGCCACCCCCTTCCTCTGCCGCCCCCTGGAGCATGGGGCCAATATCGTGGTTCATTCCGCCACCAAGTATATCGACGGCCACGCCACCAGCGTCGGCGGAGTCATCGTGGACGGGGGGAATTTCGACTGGAGCAACGGCCGCTTCCCCGAGTTGACCGAGCCCGATCCCAGCTACCACGGCCTGCGCTACGTGGAGAAGTTCGGTCCCCTGGCCTACATCGTCAAGGCCCGGGTTCAGCTGATGCGCGACCTGGGGACTTGCCCCGCGCCGATGAACTCCTTTCTGTTCAACCTGGGACTGGAGACGCTGCCCCTGCGCATGGAGCGCCACAGTGAAAACGCCCTGAAGCTGGCCCGCTTTCTGGCACAGCACCCGAAAGTCTCCTGGGTGAACTACCCCGGGCTGGAAAACCACCCCAGTTACCAACTCGCCAAGCGTTACCTCCCCAAGGGGTGCAGCGGCGTGCTGACCTTCGGCATCAAGGGCGGGGTCGAATCCGGCGCGAAGTTCATGGAAAACTGCCGGCTGGTAGCGCTGGTGGTGCACGTCGGCGACGCCCGCTCCTGCACCCTGCACCCGGCCAGCACCACCCACCGCCAGTTGACCGAGCAGCAGCAGAGCGCCTCGGGCGTGACTCCCGATCTGATCCGCATTTCGGTGGGGATTGAACACATTGACGACATCATCGCCGACGTCGACCAGGCGCTGCTGAACAGCTGA
- a CDS encoding Rqc2 family fibronectin-binding protein, which produces MDIFSIEAVTRELQERVAGARVNKIHQPGPDDLIIRLWTGREELRLLLSAAPRLSRIHLTTRSYPNPFTPPRFCQLLRARLGRLLSLAQVPGERIMHLDFAGPGGEEYRLVLELFGRQANMLLLDAAGRIIDALHRVQGEGGKRSLLPGERYQAPQPREGMWLESGVPEIPTDLPFASWLSGQVIPMAPLVARNLAALVADGASPAAALGEFRGQWLDKRFAPTLGTLNGEAVLSAFALPALELSDARSFATMSEAADAYYYAQAFEVGRVGDRGELETVLRKGLKKLRSRLEKIESEQESLEDFDRQRQLGELLLANLHRVRKGMVEVVLDDYYQDPPAPVTIELDPQLSPQENAQRYFKGFKKGKRGVSHVARRIEESREELAWLEEAALALEEAQTPAEVDAVRRDLEEAGLIQPPAGPVSRRKVADPRDQLRKTETPGGFVLYWGKNNRTNDYLSRHLAEPDDLWFHAWQIPGCHLVLKRAAHKGAIPEEDLMFAASLAAGYSRGKDDSKVEVMVAEGREVHRPKGARPGLVTVARYRTVLVAPRRLEEE; this is translated from the coding sequence ATGGATATCTTTTCCATAGAAGCGGTCACCAGGGAGCTGCAGGAACGGGTGGCCGGGGCCCGAGTCAACAAGATTCACCAGCCCGGCCCCGACGATCTCATCATTCGGCTCTGGACCGGCCGCGAAGAGCTGCGCCTGCTGCTCTCGGCCGCGCCACGCCTGAGCCGGATCCACCTGACCACCCGCTCCTATCCCAACCCGTTCACCCCGCCGCGGTTCTGCCAGCTGCTGCGGGCCCGGTTGGGGCGGCTGCTGAGCCTGGCCCAGGTCCCCGGGGAACGGATCATGCATCTCGATTTCGCCGGGCCCGGCGGCGAGGAGTATCGGCTGGTCCTTGAACTGTTCGGCCGTCAGGCCAACATGCTGCTGCTCGACGCCGCTGGACGGATCATCGATGCGCTGCACCGGGTACAGGGCGAAGGCGGCAAACGCAGCCTGTTGCCGGGAGAGCGCTACCAGGCGCCTCAGCCCCGAGAGGGGATGTGGCTGGAATCGGGGGTTCCCGAGATCCCGACGGATCTGCCTTTTGCCTCCTGGTTGAGCGGCCAGGTCATCCCCATGGCGCCCCTGGTGGCCCGCAACCTGGCGGCCCTGGTGGCCGACGGCGCCAGCCCTGCCGCGGCGCTGGGCGAATTCCGAGGCCAGTGGCTCGACAAGCGCTTTGCACCCACGCTGGGCACCCTGAACGGCGAGGCGGTCCTCAGCGCCTTTGCGCTGCCCGCTCTGGAGCTGAGCGATGCGCGGAGTTTCGCCACCATGAGCGAAGCTGCCGACGCATACTATTATGCACAGGCTTTCGAGGTGGGCAGGGTAGGAGACCGGGGCGAACTGGAGACGGTGCTTCGCAAGGGGCTGAAAAAACTGCGTAGCCGGCTGGAAAAGATAGAGTCCGAGCAGGAGTCTCTCGAAGACTTCGACCGCCAGCGGCAACTGGGCGAACTGCTGCTGGCCAATCTGCACCGGGTACGCAAGGGGATGGTCGAGGTCGTTCTCGACGATTACTATCAGGATCCCCCGGCACCGGTAACCATCGAACTCGATCCGCAGCTCAGCCCCCAGGAAAACGCCCAGCGCTATTTCAAGGGGTTCAAAAAAGGCAAGCGGGGCGTGAGTCATGTGGCCCGCCGCATCGAGGAGAGTCGCGAAGAGCTCGCCTGGCTCGAAGAGGCGGCGCTCGCCCTGGAGGAAGCACAGACCCCAGCCGAGGTGGATGCCGTTCGCCGCGATTTGGAGGAGGCGGGCCTGATCCAGCCCCCGGCCGGACCGGTCTCGCGCAGAAAAGTGGCCGATCCGCGCGACCAGCTCCGCAAAACCGAAACCCCCGGAGGTTTTGTCCTGTACTGGGGAAAGAACAACCGCACCAACGATTACCTCAGCCGCCACCTGGCCGAGCCCGACGATCTGTGGTTTCATGCCTGGCAGATTCCCGGCTGCCACCTGGTATTGAAGCGCGCCGCGCACAAAGGCGCGATCCCCGAAGAGGACCTGATGTTCGCGGCGTCCCTGGCCGCCGGGTATTCGCGGGGCAAGGATGACAGCAAGGTGGAGGTCATGGTCGCCGAGGGGCGTGAGGTTCACCGCCCCAAGGGGGCTCGTCCGGGGCTGGTAACGGTGGCGCGTTACCGCACGGTCCTGGTGGCGCCCCGAAGGCTCGAGGAGGAATGA
- a CDS encoding proline dehydrogenase family protein, whose product MVLRQALLYLARNRDLQDFLKDSPRVMQARRRFIPGQSLEDAMEVARHLGEQGFAVNFHYLGAQFDETDQVRRVVNEHLTLLDALTAENFNAGVALQLSLLGLGISESLATENLLLIARKAAESGRRVRIDMESAEWTARILDVVRRASRESPNIGTVVQAFLKRSNEDIDKLNQEKIPVVLVKGSHLEPQEGAFKDPEEIALFFMRLIETLMRDGSSPAIATHDEKLIEFAIDIAFIFGLDQADYEFQMLFGIRNDLAEKLLADGYRVRITLPYGDNWYPYFMRRLAERPINLWRLLRDSRREVLKDPLPES is encoded by the coding sequence ATGGTTCTTAGACAAGCACTTCTGTATCTGGCCCGAAACCGGGATTTGCAGGATTTTCTCAAGGACAGCCCGCGGGTAATGCAGGCTCGTCGGCGGTTCATTCCCGGCCAGTCCCTCGAGGATGCGATGGAGGTCGCCCGCCACCTCGGGGAGCAGGGCTTCGCCGTCAATTTTCATTATCTCGGGGCGCAGTTCGACGAAACCGACCAGGTGCGCCGGGTAGTGAATGAACACCTGACGCTTCTCGACGCCCTCACCGCGGAGAATTTCAACGCCGGCGTGGCGCTGCAGCTCTCTCTGCTGGGGCTGGGCATCTCCGAATCGCTGGCGACGGAAAACCTGCTGCTGATCGCCCGCAAGGCCGCCGAGAGCGGCCGCCGGGTGCGCATCGACATGGAGAGCGCGGAATGGACCGCCAGAATCCTCGACGTGGTTCGCCGCGCCAGCCGGGAGAGCCCCAACATCGGCACGGTGGTCCAGGCCTTCCTGAAACGCAGCAACGAAGACATAGACAAGCTGAACCAGGAAAAGATCCCCGTGGTCCTGGTCAAGGGCTCGCACCTGGAACCCCAGGAAGGCGCCTTCAAGGACCCGGAGGAAATCGCCCTGTTCTTCATGCGCCTGATCGAAACCCTGATGCGCGACGGCAGCAGCCCGGCCATTGCCACCCACGATGAGAAGCTGATCGAGTTCGCCATCGACATCGCCTTCATCTTCGGCCTCGACCAGGCGGATTACGAGTTCCAGATGCTCTTCGGTATCCGCAACGACCTGGCGGAAAAGCTGCTCGCCGACGGCTACCGGGTCCGCATCACCCTCCCCTACGGGGACAATTGGTACCCTTACTTCATGCGCCGCCTGGCTGAGCGCCCCATCAACCTGTGGCGCCTGCTGCGCGACTCCCGGCGCGAGGTGCTCAAGGACCCGCTCCCCGAATCCTGA
- a CDS encoding Crp/Fnr family transcriptional regulator: METRLVIKKCPLFAGAAEEDLDRLCRVGRAREPEKGELLFSEGEEAEGFFIVGRGKVKVFKLSPEGKERILHIVHPFQTFAEAAIFGNGLYPAYAEPLEKSLLIFFPKNEFLTLLHEHSQISINMIAGLSRFLRQFTTQIEELTFKDVPARLARYLLELAGDEADEVQLPISKSQLASNLGTVSETLSRTFRKLADDAIIEVRGKTIEFLDRDRLEDLSEKYRE, from the coding sequence ATGGAAACTCGACTTGTCATTAAAAAATGCCCCCTGTTTGCCGGGGCTGCCGAAGAGGACCTGGACCGCCTGTGCAGGGTCGGCCGGGCGAGGGAGCCCGAAAAGGGGGAATTGCTGTTTTCCGAAGGGGAAGAGGCCGAGGGCTTCTTCATCGTCGGCAGGGGCAAGGTCAAGGTGTTCAAGCTCTCTCCCGAGGGCAAGGAGCGCATCCTGCACATCGTTCATCCCTTTCAGACCTTCGCCGAGGCGGCGATTTTCGGCAACGGCCTTTACCCGGCATACGCCGAACCTCTGGAAAAATCCCTGCTGATCTTTTTCCCGAAAAACGAGTTTTTGACGCTGCTGCACGAGCACTCGCAGATCTCCATCAACATGATCGCCGGTCTGTCACGGTTTCTGCGCCAGTTTACCACCCAGATCGAGGAGCTGACCTTCAAGGACGTGCCGGCCCGGCTGGCGCGTTACCTGCTCGAGTTGGCCGGGGACGAGGCCGACGAGGTGCAGCTGCCGATCTCAAAATCCCAGCTTGCCTCCAACCTGGGGACGGTGAGTGAGACCCTCTCGCGCACCTTCCGCAAACTGGCCGACGATGCCATCATCGAGGTGCGGGGGAAAACCATCGAGTTTCTCGACCGCGATCGGCTCGAGGACCTTTCGGAAAAATACCGCGAATAA
- a CDS encoding nitrous oxide-stimulated promoter family protein, whose amino-acid sequence MKRPAVKTENPALNRRERKDLKVLALFTAVYCRAHHDQPGLPLDLEGAGLPDLGLGRSRLCPECREFLIYAMTRRIKCPLEPKPTCKHCQVHCYRPGHREKVRKIMRFSGKHLIRRGRLDLLWHYFF is encoded by the coding sequence ATGAAACGACCTGCAGTCAAAACGGAAAATCCGGCATTGAACCGCCGGGAGCGCAAGGATCTCAAGGTCCTGGCCCTGTTTACCGCGGTATATTGCCGAGCCCACCACGACCAGCCGGGACTGCCCCTGGACCTGGAAGGCGCGGGGCTGCCGGATCTGGGGCTTGGTCGCAGCCGCCTCTGCCCGGAGTGCCGGGAGTTTCTCATCTACGCCATGACCCGGCGGATCAAATGTCCCCTGGAGCCCAAGCCAACCTGCAAGCATTGCCAGGTGCACTGCTATCGGCCCGGGCACCGGGAAAAGGTCCGGAAAATCATGCGTTTTTCCGGCAAGCACCTGATCCGGCGCGGGCGGCTCGACCTGCTCTGGCATTATTTTTTCTGA